From Opisthocomus hoazin isolate bOpiHoa1 chromosome 28, bOpiHoa1.hap1, whole genome shotgun sequence, the proteins below share one genomic window:
- the SLC20A1 gene encoding sodium-dependent phosphate transporter 1 isoform X1, producing the protein MDPTPAVPPAPMAAFLWMLVLGFVIAFVLAFSVGANDVANSFGTAVGSGVVTLRQACVLASVFETVGSVLLGAKVSETIRKGLIDVEMYNGTQQLLMAGSISAMFGSAVWQLVASFLKLPISGTHCIVGATIGFSLVAKGQEGVKWSELLKIVLSWFISPLLSGIMSAVLFFLVRRFILRKADPVPNGLRALPVFYACTVGINLFSIMYTGAPLLGFDKLPLWGILLISAGSAVVCALVVWFCVCPRMKKKIEREIKSSPSESPLMEKNVGPREDHEEPKVPLGAAKSPVADVASAASQRAVGEDRTVAFNLGDPEDAPEPERLPSLDLKETSIDSGAVRLPNGNLVQFTQQLGSGGQHQYHTVHKDSGLYKELLHKLHLAKMGDCMGDAADRPLRRNNSYTSYTMAICGMPLDSLRARDAEDVEKLTWPAADAKKRVRMDSYTSYCNAVADAHPAADVDLSAAQVEMGAGERKGSTGSLEEWQDQDKPEVSLLFQFLQILTACFGSFAHGGNDVSNAIGPLVALYLVYQTGDVATKVATPIWLLLYGGVGICIGLWVWGRRVIQTMGKDLTPITPSSGFSIELASALTVVIASNVGLPISTTHCKVGSVVSVGWHRGVPTPLSPVAPQVGSVVSVGWHRGWHRGGGTGGSPQGGYHPTKPRGPPQVGSVVSVGWHRGGWWHMGVPGWHRGVPPGGSPPP; encoded by the exons ATGGACCCGACCCCtgccgtgccccccgcccccaTGGCGGCCTTCCTCTGGATGCTGGTCCTGGGCTTCGTCATCGCCTTCGTCCTGGCCTTCTCTGTTGGCGCCAACGACGTCGCCAACTCGTTCGGGACGGCGGTGGGCTCGGGGGTGGTGACCCTGCGGCAGGCCTGCGTCCTGGCCAGCGTCTTCGAGACGGTGGGCTCCGTCCTGCTGGGAGCCAAGGTCAGCGAGACCATCCGCAAGGGGCTCATCGACGTGGAGATGTACAACGGCACGCAGCAGCTGCTGATGGCGGGCTCCATCAGCGCCATGTTCG gatcCGCTGTGTGGCAGCTGGTGGCTTCGTTCTTGAAGCTCCCCATTTCTGGGACCCACTGCATCGTTGGGGCGACCATCGGCTTTTCGCTGGTGGCCAAAGGGCAGGAAGGCGTCAAGTGGTCCGAGCTGCTGAAGATCG TGCTGTCCTGGTTCATCTCGCCCCTCCTTTCGGGCATCATGTCTGCTGTCCTGTTCTTCCTGGTCCGCAGGTTCATCCTCCGTAAG GCGGATCCGGTGCCCAACGGCCTGCGAGCGCTGCCCGTCTTCTACGCCTGCACCGTGGGGATCAACCTCTTCTCCATCATGTACACCGGCGCACCCC TGCTGGGCTTTGACAAACTTCCTCTGTGGGGTATCCTCCTAATTTCGGCGGGGAGTGCTGTTGTCTGTGCTCTCGTCGTCTGGTTCTGTGTGTGTCcgagaatgaagaagaaaattgaaC GAGAGATCAAATCCAGCCCCTCGGAAAGCCCCTTGATGGAGAAGAACGTCGGCCCCAGGGAGGACCACGAGGAGCCCAAGGTGCCCCTGGGTGCTGCCAAGAGCCCGGTCGCCGACGTGGCCTCGGCGGCGTCCCAGCGGGCGGTGGGGGAGGACAGGACCGTCGCCTTCAACCTGGGGGACCCCGAGGACGCCCCGGAGCCGGAGAGGCTCCCCAGCCTTGACCTGAAGGAAACCAGCATCGAcagcg GAGCCGTGCGGCTGCCCAacggcaacctggtccagttcaCCCAGCAGCTGGGCTCCGGCGGGCAGCACCAGTACCACACCGTGCACAAGGACTCCGGGCTCTACAAGGAGCTGCTCCACAAGCTGCACCTGGCCAAGATGGGCGACTGCATGGGCGACGCCGCGGACAGACCCCTGCGGCGCAACAACAGCTACACGTCCTACACCATGGCCATCTGCGGCATGCCCCTGGACTCCCTCCGCGCCAGGGACGCCGAGGACGTGGAGAAGCTGACCTGGCCGGCGGCCGACGCCAAGAAGAGGGTGCGCATGGACAGCTACACCAGCTACTGCAACGCGGTGGCCGATGCCCACCCGGCCGCCGACGTGGATCTGAGCGCGGCCCAGGTGGAGATGGGAGCCGGCGAGCGGAAGGGCAGCACCGGCTCCCTGGAAGAGTGGCAGGACCAGGACAAGCCCGAGGTGTCCCTCCTCTTCCAGTTCCTGCAGATCCTCACCGCCTGCTTTGGCTCCTTCGCTCACGGTGGCAATGACGTCAG caACGCCATAGGGCCCCTGGTCGCGCTCTACCTGGTCTACCAGACGGGCGACGTGGCCACCAAGGTGGCAACCCCCATCTGGCTGCTGCTCTACGGAGGCGTGGGGATCTGCATCGGCCTCTGGGTCTGGGGGAGGAGAGTCATCCAGACCATGGGCAAGGACCTGACTCCCATCACGCCCTCGAG CGGCTTCAGCATCGAGCTGGCGTCCGCCCTGACCGTGGTCATCGCCTCCAACGTCGGCCTCCCCATCAGCACGACCCACTGCAAg GTGGGCTCCGTGGTCTCGGTGGGCTGGCACAGGGGGGTCCCCACCCCACTAAGCCCTGTGGCCCCCCAGGTGGGCTCCGTGGTCTCGGTGGGCTGGCACAGGGGGTGGCACAGGGGGGGTGGTACAGGGGGGTCCCCCCAGGGGGGTTACCACCCCACTAAGCCCCGTGGCCCCCCCCAGGTGGGCTCCGTGGTCTCGGTGGGCTGGCACAGGGGGGGATGGTGGCAtatgggggtccctgggtggCACAGGGGGGTCCCCCCAGGGGGGTCCCCACCCCCCTAA
- the SLC20A1 gene encoding sodium-dependent phosphate transporter 1 isoform X2 has product MDPTPAVPPAPMAAFLWMLVLGFVIAFVLAFSVGANDVANSFGTAVGSGVVTLRQACVLASVFETVGSVLLGAKVSETIRKGLIDVEMYNGTQQLLMAGSISAMFGSAVWQLVASFLKLPISGTHCIVGATIGFSLVAKGQEGVKWSELLKIVLSWFISPLLSGIMSAVLFFLVRRFILRKADPVPNGLRALPVFYACTVGINLFSIMYTGAPLLGFDKLPLWGILLISAGSAVVCALVVWFCVCPRMKKKIEREIKSSPSESPLMEKNVGPREDHEEPKVPLGAAKSPVADVASAASQRAVGEDRTVAFNLGDPEDAPEPERLPSLDLKETSIDSGAVRLPNGNLVQFTQQLGSGGQHQYHTVHKDSGLYKELLHKLHLAKMGDCMGDAADRPLRRNNSYTSYTMAICGMPLDSLRARDAEDVEKLTWPAADAKKRVRMDSYTSYCNAVADAHPAADVDLSAAQVEMGAGERKGSTGSLEEWQDQDKPEVSLLFQFLQILTACFGSFAHGGNDVSNAIGPLVALYLVYQTGDVATKVATPIWLLLYGGVGICIGLWVWGRRVIQTMGKDLTPITPSSGFSIELASALTVVIASNVGLPISTTHCKVGSVVSVGWLRSRKAVDWRLFRNIFLAWFVTVPISGLISAAIMALFKFALLRG; this is encoded by the exons ATGGACCCGACCCCtgccgtgccccccgcccccaTGGCGGCCTTCCTCTGGATGCTGGTCCTGGGCTTCGTCATCGCCTTCGTCCTGGCCTTCTCTGTTGGCGCCAACGACGTCGCCAACTCGTTCGGGACGGCGGTGGGCTCGGGGGTGGTGACCCTGCGGCAGGCCTGCGTCCTGGCCAGCGTCTTCGAGACGGTGGGCTCCGTCCTGCTGGGAGCCAAGGTCAGCGAGACCATCCGCAAGGGGCTCATCGACGTGGAGATGTACAACGGCACGCAGCAGCTGCTGATGGCGGGCTCCATCAGCGCCATGTTCG gatcCGCTGTGTGGCAGCTGGTGGCTTCGTTCTTGAAGCTCCCCATTTCTGGGACCCACTGCATCGTTGGGGCGACCATCGGCTTTTCGCTGGTGGCCAAAGGGCAGGAAGGCGTCAAGTGGTCCGAGCTGCTGAAGATCG TGCTGTCCTGGTTCATCTCGCCCCTCCTTTCGGGCATCATGTCTGCTGTCCTGTTCTTCCTGGTCCGCAGGTTCATCCTCCGTAAG GCGGATCCGGTGCCCAACGGCCTGCGAGCGCTGCCCGTCTTCTACGCCTGCACCGTGGGGATCAACCTCTTCTCCATCATGTACACCGGCGCACCCC TGCTGGGCTTTGACAAACTTCCTCTGTGGGGTATCCTCCTAATTTCGGCGGGGAGTGCTGTTGTCTGTGCTCTCGTCGTCTGGTTCTGTGTGTGTCcgagaatgaagaagaaaattgaaC GAGAGATCAAATCCAGCCCCTCGGAAAGCCCCTTGATGGAGAAGAACGTCGGCCCCAGGGAGGACCACGAGGAGCCCAAGGTGCCCCTGGGTGCTGCCAAGAGCCCGGTCGCCGACGTGGCCTCGGCGGCGTCCCAGCGGGCGGTGGGGGAGGACAGGACCGTCGCCTTCAACCTGGGGGACCCCGAGGACGCCCCGGAGCCGGAGAGGCTCCCCAGCCTTGACCTGAAGGAAACCAGCATCGAcagcg GAGCCGTGCGGCTGCCCAacggcaacctggtccagttcaCCCAGCAGCTGGGCTCCGGCGGGCAGCACCAGTACCACACCGTGCACAAGGACTCCGGGCTCTACAAGGAGCTGCTCCACAAGCTGCACCTGGCCAAGATGGGCGACTGCATGGGCGACGCCGCGGACAGACCCCTGCGGCGCAACAACAGCTACACGTCCTACACCATGGCCATCTGCGGCATGCCCCTGGACTCCCTCCGCGCCAGGGACGCCGAGGACGTGGAGAAGCTGACCTGGCCGGCGGCCGACGCCAAGAAGAGGGTGCGCATGGACAGCTACACCAGCTACTGCAACGCGGTGGCCGATGCCCACCCGGCCGCCGACGTGGATCTGAGCGCGGCCCAGGTGGAGATGGGAGCCGGCGAGCGGAAGGGCAGCACCGGCTCCCTGGAAGAGTGGCAGGACCAGGACAAGCCCGAGGTGTCCCTCCTCTTCCAGTTCCTGCAGATCCTCACCGCCTGCTTTGGCTCCTTCGCTCACGGTGGCAATGACGTCAG caACGCCATAGGGCCCCTGGTCGCGCTCTACCTGGTCTACCAGACGGGCGACGTGGCCACCAAGGTGGCAACCCCCATCTGGCTGCTGCTCTACGGAGGCGTGGGGATCTGCATCGGCCTCTGGGTCTGGGGGAGGAGAGTCATCCAGACCATGGGCAAGGACCTGACTCCCATCACGCCCTCGAG CGGCTTCAGCATCGAGCTGGCGTCCGCCCTGACCGTGGTCATCGCCTCCAACGTCGGCCTCCCCATCAGCACGACCCACTGCAAg GTGGGCTCCGTGGTCTCGGTGGGCTGGCTGCGCTCCCGCAAGGCCGTGGACTGGCGCCTCTTCCGCAACATCTTCCTGGCCTGGTTCGTCACCGTCCCCATCTCGGGGCTCATCAGCGCCGCCATCATGGCCCTCTTCAAATTCGCCCTCCTCAGGGGCTga
- the LOC142364635 gene encoding LOW QUALITY PROTEIN: cytosolic purine 5'-nucleotidase-like (The sequence of the model RefSeq protein was modified relative to this genomic sequence to represent the inferred CDS: inserted 2 bases in 1 codon) codes for MGGDTRTSPLGLIFLSRSLALEKVKCFGLDCTLARAFLWVVYQSPHYEELVSIGYPQEILAHRYDPTFPTLGCHGCPSLPPPPHADPRQRPWRAHFDLVVVDPPKPLLFAKGTVLRXVNTDTGTLRVGAHTGPLQHCAVCSGRPSDVVCDLLGVKGEDIPCVGDHIFGDILESKKRQGWRTFLVVPELPRELRVWMGKSELRSPELFLVELYQHWDSGSSEHPDVSSIERRMQKVTHGMGTSPGKMGSLFRCGSRRTQFARQLMRYADLYAASFVSFLCCPFSFLFRAPPILMALESLVEHGRLDAGGLVRPWHHGWPGTAPPGPKAAGDPQSSSGEEEEEEDGEA; via the exons ATGGGGGGGGACACAAGGACATCCCCGCTGGgact AATCTTCCTCAGCCGGAGCCTGGCGCTGGAGAAGGTCAAGTGCTTCGGCTTGGACTGCACCCTGGCCAGGGCGTTTCTCTGGGTGG tgtACCAGTCCCCCCACTACGAGGAACTGGTCTCCATCGGGTACCCCCAGGAGATCCTCGCCCACCGGTACGaccccaccttccccaccctCGGGTGCCATGGGTgcccctcgctgccccccccaccccacgccgaCCCCCGGCAGCGGCCCTGGCGAGCCCATTTCGACCTCGTCGTGGTGGACCCCCCCAAGCCGCTCCTCTTCGCCAAGGGCACCGTCCTGCG CGTCAACACG GACACGGGGACGCTGCGCGTCGGGGCGCACACTGGCCCCCTCCAGCACTGCGCCGTCTGCTCCGGCC gcccctcgGACGTGGTCTGTGACCTGCTGGGCGTGAAGGGCGAGGACATTCCCTGCGTGGGGGACCACATCTTCGGGGACATCCTCGAGTCCAAGAAGCGGCAGGGCTGGCGAACCTTCCTGGTGGTGCCCGAGCTGCCCCGCGAGCTGCGCGTCTGGATGGGGAAGAGCG AGCTGCGGAGCCCGGAGCTCTTCCTTGTGGAGCTGTACCA GCACTGGGACAGCGGCAGCAGCGAGCACCCGGACGTCAGCTCCATCGAGCGTCGGATGCAG AAAGTCACGCACGGGATGGGCACGAGCCCCGGGAAGATGGGCAGCCTCTTCCGCTGCGGCTCGCGCCGGACCCAATTCGCCAGGCAGCTGATGCGCTACGCCGACCTCTACGCCGCCTCCTTCGTCAGCTTCCTCTGCTGCCCCTTCAGCTTCCTCTTCCGGGCACCCCCTATCCTG ATGGCACTCGAGTCGCTGGTGGAGCACGGCCGGCTGGACGCGGGGGGGTTGGTACGGCCCTGGCACCATGGAtggcccggcacggccccccccggcccgaag GCTGCTGGGGACCCCCAGAGCTCcagtggggaggaggaagaggaggaggatggagaggcCTGA
- the CKAP2L gene encoding cytoskeleton-associated protein 2-like, protein MERAGPGAAAERRGRLQENLAAQGWPQGPSARAFLKDQTNLLNPLSEPVSRRAQVEKNQKDVLGEAAKGAPRDGKLGAKSPRHADCPARPMASKASQRAVAAHPEPPRKSTKPPAGLGPSKSRPAQPGGRLPAPSSGRLNPAGQRKPAEATVAAAAPPTGSRRPAPGARGSRNEGLQERLLSNKENVCAPASARPALSRVPRSAGSNLGNKSVLAPRQSSAAAPRTATGPKDGVHSRRAEEEPGREKVSKALPGSKGASQKPSVRPQPVQPPRVPTAAADLLPKNPGANQGKTKTARERVGKPLGAPAAGSLQPQGRPPQIRRSPAKPLGCSNPQGPPNPKPIWRPSGPGLWQKPAAKGEAGRKAAKVEPPAGAVPQTQPRGAPGARPRAMESGLKSGTDGVNPGRPKASGVQARRVPKPPTAADRKRQLEEWLASKGKTYKRPPMTLLQKTPAKLSSGNIKEEEEQEDLEQLLAEKINAILTECLELIEEGVRAEELSAVLSRLPQAEKFAKFWICKAKLLARSGPFDVTELYKAAVCAGAAPLEELRRVVLDMLKAANPAAGGRNAGGPGAGEPRTPGLSEWQHAAATPCPTASSFLPVSIKLQVTSASRGRELLEAPELKFLTPVRRSLRIERAGKLYPQMLKDHDPVVSSLREVLVAEEETRFLFRKNKALPEVAELEGLSLYPPGCC, encoded by the exons Atggagcgggccgggccgggcgctgcgg CGGAGCGGAGAGGGCGGCTCCAGGAGAACCTCGCAGCCCAGGGGTGGCCGCAAGGCCCCAGCGCCAG AGCCTTTCTGAAGGACCAGACGAATCTCCTGAACCCTCTCTCAGAACCAGTTTCCAGACGGGCACAG GTCGAGAAGAACCAGAAGGACGTTCTGGGAGAGGCGGCGAAGGGCGCTCCGAGGGATGGCAAGCTTGGTGCCAAATCCCCGCGGCACGCTGACTGCCCTGCTCGGCCGATGGCTTCCAAGGCGTCGCAGAGAGCAGTGGCAGCACATCCAGAGCCGCCGAGGAAGAGCACAAAGCCTCCTGCGGGGCTCGGGCCGAGCAAGAGCCGCCCTGCGCAGCCCGGAGGGAGGCTGCCAGCTCCAAGCTCCGGTCGCCTGAATCCCGCAGGGCAGCGGAAGCCCGCGGAGGCGACTGTCGCCGCTGCAGCCCCTCCGACTGggagccgccgccccgctcctggGGCACGTGGCTCCCGAAACgaagggctgcaggagaggcTGCTCAGCAACAAAGAGAACGTCTGCGCACCAGCCTCTGCGCGCCCTGCGCTGAGCAGAGTTCCTCGGTCTGCCGGGAGCAATCTCGGGAACAAGAGCGTCTTGGCTCCCAGGCAGAGCTCGGCCGCGGCGCCAAGAACCGCCACGGGCCCCAAGGACGGAGTCCACAGCCGCCGGGCTGAGGAAGAGCCGGGTCGGGAGAAAGTCAGCAAAGCCCTGCCGGGCTCCAAGGGCGCGTCCCAGAAGCCGAGTGTCAGACCTCAGCCAGTGCAGCCCCCTCGGGTACCGACTGCTGCTGCTGATTTGCTGCCTAAAAACCCAGGGGCGAACCAGGGAAAAACCAAGACGGCGAGGGAACGCGTAGGGAAGCCACTGGGCGCACCTGCAGCGGGAAGCCTTCAGCCCCAGGGAAGACCTCCCCAGATCAGAAGGTCTCCTGCCAAGCCTCTGGGCTGCAGCAACCCCCAGggccccccaaaccccaaacccatcTGGAGACCGTCTGGCCCCGGGCTGTGGCAAAAGCCCGCGGCGAAGGGCGAGGCGGGGAGGAAGGCCGCAAAGGTGGAGCCTCCTGCGGGCGCAGTCCCCCAGACGCAGCCTCGCGGCGCGCCCGGCGCCAGACCTCGAGCGATGGAGAGCGGCTTGAAGAGCGGGACGGATGGGGTTAACCCGGGGCGGCCGAAGGCGAGCGGAGTGCAGGCCAGGCGCGTTCCCAAGCCCCCGACGGCTGCGGACCGTAA GAGGCAGCTGGAGGAGTGGTTGGCATCCAAAGGCAAGACCTACAAGCGGCCGCCTATGACGCTGCTTCAGAAAACCCCAGCGAAGCTGTCCTCTGGAAACatcaaggaggaagaggagcaggaggacctGGAGCAGTTATTGGCGGAGAAGATCAACGCCATATTAACCGAGTGTCTGGAGCTGATTGAGGAG GGTGTGCGGGCAGAGGAGCTCTCGGCCGTGCTGTCCCGCCTGCCCCAGGCGGAGAAATTCGCCAAGTTCTGGATCTGCAAAGCGAAGCTGCTGGCGCGGAGCGGCCCCTTTGACGTGACAGAGCTGTACAAAGCAGCGGTCTGCGCGGGCGCTGCG CCGCTCGAGGAGCTCCGCAGAGTCGTCCTGGACATGCTGAAGGCTGCGAACCCGGCAGCAGGAG GGAGAAATGCTGGGGGGCCCGGCGCTGGGGAGCCCAGGACGCCTGGCCTGAGCGAGTGGCAGCACGCGGCCGCGACTCCCTGCCCGACAGCGAGCTCCTTCCTGCCCGTCTCCATCAAGCTCCAAGTGACCTCTGCGAGCAG agggagggagctgctggaAGCGCCGGAGCTGAAATTCCTGACGCCGGTGCGGCGCTCGCTGCGGATCGAGCGGGCTGGGAAGCTCTACCCGCAGATGCTGAAGGACCACGACCCTGTGGTGTCATCCCTCCGAGAAGTCCTGGTGGCTGAGGAGGAAACTCGGTTCTTGTTCCGGAAAAACAAGGCTTTGCCCGAGGTGGCGGAGCTGGAGGGTCTGAGTTTGTaccccccagggtgctgctga